Within Labilithrix sp., the genomic segment GGCGCTCGCGCGTGTTGTCCGGCCGGGGGAGCTGCCTCCGCGTCGAAGTGCTGAGGCGGCGTGCGTGCGCGTCGTCGTCGGGAAGGCCACCGTGCTCGTCGAGACGGGCTTCGACGAGGACCATCTTCGCGCCGTCGTACGGGCGCTGAGCGAGGTCGAATGATTCCCGCCGGCGTCGAGATCTATATCGCGCTCGAACCGATCGACATGCGCCTGTCGTTTGATCGCCTGTCGGGGCTTGCCAAAGAGCACGTTGGCTACGACGCGCGGAGCGGCGCGCTCTTCGTGTTTTTCGGGCGCCGCAGAGACGCGCTGAAGGTCCTGTTCTTCGACGGCAGCGGGATGGTCATCTTCTACAAGCGTCTCGACCGCGGCGTCTTCCAGATCCCTGAGCCTCCGACGAAAACGGCGCGGCATGTGGAGATCGACGAAGCGACGCTCGAAGCGCTGCTGGACGGCGTCGACGTGACGGAGCCCGCGAAGACGCCGCCTCGCCCGAAGACGCACTGAGCTCTTCGCACAAGGTGCGATCGAAAACGGAGACCGACGCGGCGGTCGCTCGACCGGGCGATGCCCGTGCGCTACCACGAGGTCGTGCCCGTGGATGCAGCACCGCCGAGCGAGAGCGACCAGGCGCTTCGCGACAGGGTGGCGGCACTCGAGGCTGCGCTCGCGGCGACGAAGTCGGAGCTGTCGGCCGTCACCGCCGAGCGGAACAAGCTCCGTCGCGCGTACGAGATGGTCAAGGGGGAGCTCGAGTTGCTGCGGCGCCGCCTCTTCGTCGCGAAGGCCGAGCGGATCGATACGACGCAGCTCGAGATCGAGTTCGCCGAAACGAAAGCGAAGCTGGACCGA encodes:
- the tnpB gene encoding IS66 family insertion sequence element accessory protein TnpB gives rise to the protein MIPAGVEIYIALEPIDMRLSFDRLSGLAKEHVGYDARSGALFVFFGRRRDALKVLFFDGSGMVIFYKRLDRGVFQIPEPPTKTARHVEIDEATLEALLDGVDVTEPAKTPPRPKTH